In Halorhabdus rudnickae, the following proteins share a genomic window:
- a CDS encoding METTL5 family protein, which translates to MSTKRQLAQQLGVVVGFDDPQAALEQYRTPPAVASHLIHLADLNDDLDGRTVVDLGCGTGMLALGGALRGATRVIGVDIDPGPLETARENRRRVGTKTAVSWLRADATQVPLCPDEPVTAVMNPPFGAQTGNEHADRAFLGTAADIADVSYSIHNEGSVDFVEAFAEDNDGTVTAAYQSSFDLPRQFEFHDADSRTIDIELFRIEWA; encoded by the coding sequence ATGAGTACGAAACGGCAACTGGCCCAGCAACTCGGCGTCGTCGTCGGGTTCGACGACCCTCAGGCCGCTCTCGAACAGTATCGTACGCCACCGGCAGTCGCATCGCACCTGATTCATCTCGCGGATCTCAACGACGATCTCGACGGTCGGACCGTCGTCGACCTGGGTTGTGGGACCGGGATGCTCGCACTCGGTGGGGCGCTACGGGGCGCAACCCGTGTGATCGGCGTCGATATCGACCCCGGTCCCCTGGAGACGGCTCGGGAGAACCGCCGCCGGGTCGGGACGAAAACGGCCGTCTCCTGGCTGCGCGCCGACGCGACGCAGGTCCCGCTGTGTCCCGACGAGCCGGTAACAGCCGTGATGAACCCGCCTTTTGGCGCACAGACTGGCAACGAACACGCCGATCGTGCCTTTCTGGGGACGGCCGCCGACATCGCGGATGTCTCTTACTCGATCCACAACGAGGGCAGCGTGGACTTCGTCGAGGCGTTTGCGGAGGACAACGACGGCACAGTCACGGCAGCCTACCAGTCCTCGTTCGATTTGCCCCGGCAGTTCGAGTTCCACGACGCCGATAGTCGGACGATCGACATCGAACTGTTCCGCATCGAGTGGGCGTGA
- a CDS encoding NAD(P)/FAD-dependent oxidoreductase yields MTEVVVAGGGLAGLVAARHLARSGLDVTVFERESSVGGRVRTTRENGYTFDRGFQVLFDSYPAVRRELDLDALSLRRFDPGATLARPDERSVLSDPFRDPGALTETLFNREIRLADKLRILKLRRELANADPTAIIGSSRPSQTIEAYLAARGFSQAFAERFVAPFYGGITLDRSLSTDARVFEYTFKMLGEGRATVPAEGMAEIPKQLAQRARDAGVNIETGATVEAVEADAVTVDGETIGTGGVVVATDPKTAEELTGVDTPDGTRGCATVYVSLPSETPLDTGKRLLLNVIDDRPNQVAQLSTVAPEYAPEGEQLLAATFLGVPATDDQQLFEETRHKLSSWYPERTVADLEHLRTERVPFAQFDQPPGFRAGLPDPDAPDGPVVLAGDYTRWCSIQGALESGRVAAGALQNGMGV; encoded by the coding sequence ATGACAGAAGTCGTCGTCGCCGGCGGCGGACTCGCAGGACTGGTCGCGGCGCGTCACCTCGCGAGGTCGGGTCTGGACGTGACTGTCTTCGAGCGCGAGTCGAGCGTCGGCGGTCGTGTCCGGACGACGCGGGAGAACGGCTACACGTTCGACCGGGGATTTCAGGTTCTGTTCGACAGCTATCCGGCCGTCAGGCGAGAACTCGACCTCGACGCACTCTCACTCCGGCGGTTCGATCCTGGCGCGACGCTGGCGCGGCCCGACGAGCGGTCGGTCCTTTCGGATCCGTTTCGCGATCCCGGGGCGCTGACGGAGACACTGTTCAACCGGGAGATCCGGCTCGCGGACAAACTTCGGATCCTCAAGCTCCGCCGTGAACTCGCGAACGCCGATCCGACGGCGATCATCGGCTCCAGCCGTCCGAGTCAGACTATCGAAGCGTATCTGGCTGCTCGTGGTTTCTCACAGGCGTTCGCTGAACGCTTCGTAGCGCCGTTTTACGGTGGGATCACGCTCGACCGGTCGCTCTCGACTGACGCACGCGTCTTCGAGTACACATTCAAGATGCTGGGCGAGGGCCGGGCGACGGTCCCGGCCGAGGGTATGGCGGAGATCCCCAAACAACTCGCTCAACGCGCCCGCGATGCTGGCGTCAATATCGAAACCGGCGCGACTGTCGAAGCGGTGGAAGCAGACGCCGTCACTGTCGACGGCGAGACGATTGGCACCGGTGGAGTCGTCGTCGCGACAGACCCGAAGACAGCCGAGGAACTCACCGGTGTCGACACGCCGGACGGTACACGGGGCTGTGCGACTGTCTATGTGAGTTTGCCGTCGGAGACACCGCTTGACACCGGGAAGCGCTTGTTGCTGAACGTGATCGACGATCGACCGAATCAGGTCGCTCAGTTGTCGACAGTCGCGCCGGAGTACGCTCCGGAGGGTGAACAACTCCTGGCCGCGACGTTTCTTGGCGTCCCGGCGACCGACGACCAGCAACTGTTCGAGGAAACCCGCCACAAACTGTCGTCGTGGTACCCCGAACGGACCGTGGCTGACCTCGAACATCTACGAACCGAACGTGTGCCGTTCGCACAGTTTGACCAACCACCCGGATTCCGGGCTGGCCTGCCTGACCCGGACGCACCCGACGGGCCGGTCGTCCTGGCAGGCGATTACACACGCTGGTGTTCGATTCAGGGCGCACTCGAGAGTGGCCGCGTGGCCGCGGGGGCCCTCCAGAATGGGATGGGCGTCTAA
- a CDS encoding proteasome assembly chaperone family protein — translation MDDYEIEELEAVDLESPVLVEGLPGVGHVGKLAVEHLLEELDSTLVRRVYSTHFPPQVSVKDGDVQLASAEFHAVTPDEGRDLLVLSGNHQAQDNAGHYGLVSTFLDVGESFGVEEIIALGGVPTGELIEEYDVIGAATTDDMTADLEGAGVAFRENEPAGGIVGVSGLLLGMGKRQGTPAACLMGETSGYLVDPKSAQAVLEVLQDLLGFEVDYSSLEERADEMEEVVRKIQEMEQGPSSPADEDLRYIG, via the coding sequence ATGGACGATTACGAGATCGAGGAACTCGAGGCAGTCGACCTCGAGTCACCGGTGTTGGTCGAGGGGCTTCCCGGCGTCGGCCACGTCGGGAAACTCGCCGTCGAACACTTACTGGAAGAACTCGACAGTACACTCGTTAGGCGGGTCTACTCGACGCACTTTCCGCCGCAGGTGTCCGTCAAGGACGGTGACGTCCAACTTGCCAGCGCCGAATTCCACGCTGTGACGCCCGACGAGGGGAGAGATCTGCTCGTCCTCTCGGGTAACCACCAGGCCCAAGACAACGCGGGCCACTACGGCCTGGTCTCGACGTTCCTCGACGTGGGCGAGTCATTCGGTGTCGAGGAGATAATCGCGCTCGGGGGCGTCCCGACGGGCGAACTCATCGAGGAGTACGACGTGATCGGAGCGGCGACGACCGACGATATGACGGCGGACCTCGAAGGGGCCGGTGTGGCGTTTCGCGAGAACGAACCGGCCGGCGGGATCGTCGGCGTCTCCGGGCTGTTGCTCGGCATGGGCAAGCGCCAGGGCACGCCTGCCGCGTGTCTGATGGGCGAGACATCTGGCTATCTGGTCGATCCCAAGAGCGCCCAGGCCGTCCTGGAGGTCCTCCAGGACCTGCTGGGTTTCGAAGTCGACTACAGCAGCCTGGAAGAACGGGCCGACGAGATGGAAGAGGTCGTCCGCAAGATCCAGGAGATGGAACAGGGACCGTCCAGCCCGGCCGACGAGGACCTTCGGTACATCGGCTGA
- a CDS encoding RNA-protein complex protein Nop10, which produces MKADIRVCSAWEDEHERPVYSLSSSCPECGSRTVNSAPAPFSPEDPNGEYRRALKRRNRQ; this is translated from the coding sequence ATGAAAGCTGACATCCGGGTGTGTTCGGCCTGGGAAGATGAACACGAGCGCCCTGTGTATTCGCTTTCCTCGAGTTGTCCCGAGTGTGGGTCCCGGACCGTCAACAGCGCGCCCGCTCCGTTCTCGCCGGAGGATCCGAACGGCGAGTATCGACGCGCACTTAAGCGCCGCAACCGGCAATAG
- the dph2 gene encoding diphthamide biosynthesis enzyme Dph2, translating into MSQESERSPGDLTATGMALRHDREWDYELDRISDAVEERNANTVGLQFPEGLKRRGPAVADDLRRTLPEDVTVMLSGEPCYGACDLDTELMRHSDVFVHFGHSPMNESEQIIYVPLFSNVDVFPIMEESLAEFDDSDEDEDIGLVTTAQHMNKFDEMRSFLEDRGYEVHTRRGDERLTHEGQVLGCNYASADVDADQILYVGGGKFHPLGLAMDHPDKHVVIADPVNNVVDIADAEALIKQRYGAIHRAMDAETWGIIYSTKIGQGRLERAREIVEENDDAYLLTMNNVTPQKLTNFGLDAYVNTACPRITTDDGPQFKQPMLTPGEYEIAIGEKPLESLSFDTFHGTW; encoded by the coding sequence ATGAGTCAGGAGAGCGAGCGGTCCCCCGGAGATTTGACGGCGACGGGGATGGCGCTCAGACACGACCGCGAGTGGGACTACGAACTCGACCGTATCAGCGATGCCGTTGAGGAGCGAAACGCCAACACCGTCGGCTTGCAGTTCCCCGAGGGACTCAAGCGCCGCGGGCCGGCTGTCGCCGACGACCTCCGGCGGACCTTGCCCGAGGACGTGACAGTGATGCTCTCGGGTGAGCCCTGCTATGGGGCCTGTGATCTGGACACGGAACTGATGCGTCACAGCGACGTCTTCGTCCACTTCGGGCACAGTCCGATGAACGAGTCCGAGCAGATCATCTACGTCCCGCTGTTCTCGAACGTCGACGTTTTCCCGATTATGGAGGAGTCCCTCGCGGAGTTCGACGACTCCGACGAGGACGAAGACATCGGCCTGGTCACGACGGCCCAGCACATGAACAAGTTCGACGAGATGCGATCCTTCCTTGAGGATCGGGGTTACGAGGTCCACACCCGACGCGGCGACGAACGGCTGACCCACGAGGGCCAGGTCCTGGGGTGTAACTACGCCTCGGCGGACGTCGATGCGGACCAGATTCTCTATGTCGGCGGCGGGAAGTTCCACCCGCTCGGATTGGCGATGGACCACCCAGACAAACACGTCGTCATCGCCGATCCCGTCAACAACGTCGTGGACATCGCCGATGCGGAGGCCCTGATCAAACAGCGCTACGGGGCGATCCACCGCGCGATGGACGCCGAGACCTGGGGCATCATCTATTCGACAAAGATCGGTCAGGGACGTCTCGAACGCGCCCGCGAGATCGTCGAAGAAAACGACGACGCCTACCTTCTGACGATGAACAACGTTACGCCCCAGAAGCTCACCAACTTCGGGCTGGATGCGTACGTCAACACTGCCTGTCCCCGGATTACGACCGACGACGGCCCGCAGTTCAAACAGCCGATGCTCACGCCCGGCGAGTACGAGATCGCGATCGGTGAGAAACCCCTCGAATCTCTCTCGTTCGACACTTTCCACGGCACCTGGTGA
- a CDS encoding metallophosphoesterase codes for MGPTYRDRAVILDETLVLADLHLGREQSSNVELSVGSERAIVERLGDLLDTHNIREVVIAGDVLESFDSLPPGVASAFERIEDCAVEHGCRLIVTPGNHDVMLDALWDGPAPAEYELEDNDTVVLHGHELPETDADRYVVGHDHPAIEIEGRKRPCYLRGAGAYRGGDVLVLPAFNGLVAGVRINGMTTADFHSPLIGNADAFRPIVWDDVAEETLAFPPLGSLRNYL; via the coding sequence ATGGGACCGACGTATCGGGACCGTGCGGTGATCCTCGATGAGACACTCGTGCTCGCTGATCTGCATCTCGGGCGAGAACAGTCCTCGAACGTCGAGCTATCTGTGGGGTCCGAGCGCGCGATCGTCGAACGCCTCGGTGATCTGCTCGACACTCACAACATTAGGGAGGTCGTCATTGCCGGTGATGTCCTGGAATCATTCGACTCCCTGCCCCCCGGTGTTGCGTCTGCTTTCGAGCGTATCGAGGACTGCGCCGTCGAGCACGGCTGTCGCCTGATCGTCACGCCGGGGAATCATGACGTCATGCTCGATGCCCTCTGGGACGGCCCGGCCCCAGCGGAGTACGAACTCGAAGACAATGATACAGTCGTGCTTCACGGTCACGAACTCCCCGAGACTGACGCCGACCGGTACGTCGTCGGTCACGATCACCCGGCGATCGAGATCGAGGGACGAAAGCGACCGTGCTATCTCCGCGGTGCCGGCGCCTATCGCGGGGGCGACGTCCTCGTCTTGCCGGCGTTCAACGGTCTCGTGGCCGGCGTCCGGATCAACGGCATGACAACGGCGGACTTCCACTCGCCGCTGATCGGGAATGCCGACGCGTTCCGGCCGATCGTCTGGGACGACGTGGCCGAGGAAACACTCGCATTTCCGCCGCTTGGATCCCTGCGCAATTACCTCTGA
- a CDS encoding pyridoxal-phosphate dependent enzyme, whose product MDDAPVSLYCPDCAEMIEYLNVTVTCPDCGGILRVRLDSSALPDTPDELGDPGRSGLDRFASLLGLDSTVSRGIGAGGSTPVECSSLAMATDIETLWIADEGRNPTGSTADREMAFAIAAAASREAERVVLPSTGHAAQSAAAYAGRAGIESLAFVPSRTPFLNKAMANVHGGDLSVVEGRYGDALAAYKSRDENGFPVDPRSPFRRLGAVALAWDLLAGLDWIAPDVIVLPAGHGHRIAGLETGLRAVVDAGLIETMPRLYAAQPEGCAPIVAAYESGAVLEPTAAPDSIVGPLEIPDPALGRCAIEAIKDSDGGAIEVTDDDALAAAVEANATGGVECSATGGVALAGVDALVGGEIDTDESVLIVDPLAVASESDILRSHLMSQGI is encoded by the coding sequence ATGGACGATGCCCCCGTCAGCCTGTACTGTCCGGACTGTGCGGAGATGATCGAGTATCTGAACGTAACCGTGACCTGTCCCGACTGTGGGGGAATACTTCGGGTTCGACTCGATTCGAGCGCGCTCCCCGACACACCCGACGAACTGGGCGATCCGGGACGATCGGGACTCGATCGATTCGCCTCTCTGCTCGGGCTGGATTCCACGGTATCCAGAGGCATTGGTGCGGGTGGATCGACGCCCGTCGAGTGCTCCTCACTGGCGATGGCGACCGACATCGAGACGCTCTGGATCGCTGACGAAGGGCGCAATCCGACCGGGAGCACCGCGGATCGGGAGATGGCGTTCGCGATCGCGGCGGCAGCGAGTCGAGAGGCCGAGCGGGTCGTCCTTCCCTCGACCGGCCACGCGGCACAGTCCGCGGCGGCCTACGCCGGTCGGGCGGGCATCGAGTCGCTGGCGTTCGTCCCCTCGCGAACGCCGTTCCTCAACAAGGCGATGGCGAACGTCCACGGCGGCGATCTCTCGGTCGTCGAAGGACGATACGGCGACGCACTCGCAGCGTACAAATCGAGAGACGAGAACGGGTTCCCGGTCGATCCGCGGTCTCCCTTCCGCCGGCTCGGCGCAGTGGCCCTGGCCTGGGACCTGCTCGCCGGACTCGACTGGATTGCCCCCGACGTGATCGTTCTCCCAGCCGGTCACGGACACCGGATCGCCGGTCTGGAAACTGGTCTCCGGGCGGTGGTCGACGCCGGCCTGATCGAAACGATGCCTCGCCTCTACGCCGCCCAGCCGGAGGGGTGTGCCCCGATCGTTGCTGCCTACGAATCGGGGGCTGTCCTCGAACCGACCGCCGCGCCCGACTCCATCGTCGGGCCGCTGGAAATTCCGGACCCCGCGCTCGGACGATGTGCGATCGAGGCGATCAAGGATAGCGACGGGGGCGCCATCGAAGTGACTGACGACGACGCCCTCGCCGCCGCCGTCGAGGCGAACGCCACAGGAGGTGTCGAGTGTAGCGCAACGGGTGGCGTTGCACTTGCTGGGGTAGACGCACTCGTCGGCGGAGAGATCGACACCGACGAATCGGTACTCATCGTAGATCCGCTTGCGGTGGCTTCAGAGAGCGACATTTTGCGGAGCCACCTGATGAGTCAAGGCATCTGA
- a CDS encoding DUF7839 domain-containing protein produces MIDVLDNKRAATRFRILVEIAERQPAVSQGEIADAVGVTSQAVSEYIRDLVEDGFVEKEGRSRYRATNEGVDWLFSAATDVRRFADHVTEDVLGSVQEDAAVAVESVQEGDTVSLFMDEGLLRARPGEDSATGVATTDAAAGEVVGVTGFEGVIELQPGEVDIIQVPPVRSDETPDYERIREATEGADLVAAAGVEAVGVLREMDIDSRTHFAAGEVAADAASRGLDVVVVATTDAVGRVTDALRDSEISYAVR; encoded by the coding sequence ATGATCGATGTCCTCGATAACAAGCGGGCGGCGACCCGCTTTCGGATCCTCGTCGAGATCGCCGAGCGCCAGCCAGCAGTCAGCCAGGGCGAGATCGCCGATGCGGTCGGCGTCACCAGCCAGGCCGTCAGCGAGTACATCCGTGATCTCGTCGAGGACGGGTTCGTCGAGAAGGAAGGGCGCTCCCGGTATCGGGCTACAAACGAGGGCGTCGATTGGCTGTTCTCGGCGGCCACCGACGTCCGGCGGTTCGCCGACCACGTCACCGAGGACGTTCTGGGCAGCGTCCAGGAGGACGCAGCGGTCGCCGTCGAAAGTGTCCAGGAGGGTGATACCGTCTCGTTGTTCATGGACGAAGGGCTGCTCCGCGCGAGACCGGGTGAGGACAGTGCGACTGGCGTTGCAACGACTGACGCCGCCGCCGGCGAAGTAGTGGGCGTCACAGGTTTCGAGGGCGTTATCGAACTCCAGCCTGGCGAGGTCGACATCATCCAGGTCCCGCCCGTCCGGTCCGACGAGACGCCCGATTACGAGCGAATCCGTGAGGCGACAGAGGGTGCCGACCTCGTGGCGGCGGCGGGCGTCGAAGCCGTCGGTGTTCTTCGCGAGATGGACATCGACTCGCGGACGCACTTCGCTGCAGGGGAAGTCGCGGCCGATGCTGCGAGCCGCGGGCTGGACGTGGTCGTTGTCGCGACGACCGACGCTGTCGGGCGCGTAACCGACGCGTTGCGGGACAGCGAAATCTCCTACGCCGTCCGATAG